The following proteins are encoded in a genomic region of Chryseobacterium cucumeris:
- a CDS encoding cbb3-type cytochrome c oxidase N-terminal domain-containing protein, which produces MKTRTPISIYIATTIGLTIMAFEMFAGDSGYFSSPFFWALILIAIILLLIMNSIGDLVENESFNRLSEEEKKQYLEEKKIPYYQKLWNSAFKKQSATEEKDILIDHGFDGITELDNSLPKWWIGLFWFGCIFCAVYLVAFSFTDYAHPDAEYTKETKTMLASIEEYEKTAPQINLESAKYSADNIAEGQELFKTNCVTCHGDGGKGGIGPNLTDTHWINIKEKSLFKNVFWMLENGSPNNPTMRPFIKEGTITGRDAEKIAAYIYHINQETAPITTVQGGAAPQGEEVKWENGNN; this is translated from the coding sequence ATGAAAACGAGAACCCCCATTTCAATATATATCGCAACAACGATAGGTTTAACGATCATGGCCTTTGAAATGTTTGCCGGAGATTCAGGATATTTTTCTTCTCCTTTTTTCTGGGCGCTGATACTAATTGCCATTATCCTGCTGCTGATCATGAATTCGATTGGTGACCTGGTAGAAAATGAAAGTTTCAACAGATTATCCGAGGAAGAAAAAAAACAATATCTGGAAGAAAAAAAGATTCCTTATTACCAGAAATTATGGAACTCTGCGTTCAAAAAACAAAGCGCTACAGAAGAAAAAGATATTCTTATCGACCATGGTTTTGATGGAATTACAGAGCTGGACAACTCGCTTCCGAAATGGTGGATTGGCTTATTCTGGTTCGGATGTATTTTCTGTGCCGTATATCTGGTAGCCTTCTCTTTTACAGATTATGCCCATCCGGATGCAGAATACACGAAGGAAACAAAAACCATGCTGGCTTCCATAGAAGAGTATGAGAAAACGGCGCCTCAGATCAATCTGGAATCTGCAAAATACAGTGCTGATAATATTGCCGAAGGACAGGAACTTTTTAAAACAAATTGTGTGACCTGCCACGGAGACGGAGGAAAAGGAGGTATAGGTCCGAACCTTACCGATACCCACTGGATCAATATTAAAGAAAAAAGCTTATTTAAAAATGTATTCTGGATGCTTGAAAACGGCTCTCCGAACAATCCTACCATGAGACCTTTCATTAAAGAAGGAACCATTACCGGAAGAGATGCAGAGAAAATTGCCGCTTATATTTATCACATCAATCAGGAAACCGCTCCTATCACAACGGTACAAGGTGGTGCAGCTCCTCAGGGAGAAGAAGTGAAATGGGAGAACGGAAACAACTAA